CATACGCCGCCCAAAACCCTTAATGCGATATTTGGTTTGATGGTATTGGTATTTATCAGTCGCGTGTTATTGCCGTTGGTTGATATGAGTCATTATTCATTATGGATTATGATGGCACAAGGCGCGTGGATTGGTTGCTTCATATTATTCTGCTATAGCTACTTGCGTATTTTGGCAAGTCCTCGTCCTGATGGCCTATTTGGTTAAAAGCGAATGGTTAAAAGTGGATTAAATAGGATGAAAAATGGGAGTGTCATCGGATGCGACTGACCAATTATAGTGACTATGCCTTGCGCTCCTTGATTTATTTGGCAGTTAGACCAGAACCGCAAACACTCGCCAATATCAGTGATATTGCAGAAAGCTATCATATTTCCAAAAGCCATTTGACAAAGATTATTCATCAGCTCGGTCAGCTGGGTTATATAGAGAGCGTGCGCGGTAAGAATGGTGGTATTCGGGGCTGGCTCGTGCGCCCAAAGACATTAATTTGGGCGTATTAATCAAGCAGATAGAACCTGATTTTGATTTGGTTGAGTGCTTTGCTACCCATTCACTTCATACTGATAATAACAATATTGCCAATAACAATGCTGCTACTAAGTCGAAAGACTTGCCATTAACCTTTATCGACGAGATAGCTAATACTGATAAATCAGGCTGTATTATTAATCCTGTCTGCCGTTTAAAAGGGGTGTTTTTTGAAGCATTGACAGCATTTATTACTGTGCTTGAAGGATATACACTGGCAGATATTATTAATAATCAAGATGAACTTAGGGATTTATTGTTTTAAAGTATCTAAAATATATCTAAGATAAAAACAGCATAAATTCAAATGTATAAATTAAAAGGCACAAAGTCAGCTATATATAACGCTAACTTTGTGCCTTTTCTCACTCTATTTCCTAGCTGCGTGTTGTTTCGCGATTACTTGCTAATTTGCTCGACCACTCGGCTACCTTGCGACTGAACAGGGCGATTATTACCTTCATATAAATGACTCAAGATGGCAAGCTGATCACCGGCAAGCTCAAGTGGTTGCTTGCTGACATACCATTGCACTTTTTCTGAACACGGCGGCGTGGTTAGCGAACCCGCATAGTGGTAAAAAGTGGGCATAGCAGAAATTAATGCCGATAAATCAACGTTGCTTGTCGTAAATGCTGTCTTATTTGCAGCACTTTGTTGCGTACCATTGAGTAATACGCGCATAACATCATTGGCTTTTCCTTGCTGCAACATGACGCCAACCACTGCCAGATTACCTGCACTATTGGCATGCACAAAATGTAACTCTGCTGGGTAGTTTTGATTACCAAATTGATGTTCACTTGGGGTGTGATAATGGAACTGTTTTAATTCAAAACGCTCATTATTCAAGGTAATGGCATTATTGTGGGTAGTTGGCGTATAGACAACAGTGTGACCATTATCATGAATATTTAGGCTGACCGATTTACTATAATCTATAGTAGGTACGTTGGTCGTTGTGGTTGTTACGTTCTTAATATTAATAGGAGACTGTTGTTCGCCAATTTTACAAGCGCTGGCTTCTTCATTATCGCCCCAATATTCAGGACCCGTGTTGCCAGTATATGACCAGCTAGGTGAGGCAATAACTGCTGAGCTGGCACTGGTGGGCATAGACTTTGCCGACGTTGTATTGCTATTTTGATAGTTGTTTGCGCATGCCGTGACACCTATGGTGCTTATAGTGATAAGGGCAACCGCTAGATAATGATGATTCATATTAAAATCCTTTTATAGGTAAAGTCCATTGCTTAGTAAGTCAATTACTTGATAACTACCTTGCTTGGCAAGTCTATGTTGTGGGCACGACTAGTGACCAGTTATGGTAAATATTATTAGTGCTAAAATTTTTAGTTTAGCTACGCTTAATTAACTGTGATACGTTTTAACAGAATGGCTAAGATTTGGCAAGCTTTAACGAATTCATTTATCAATTAAAGTTTAATAATAGTATGTTAAGATTTTAGTAACAATTTTATAAGTAACGCTAATGATTTATCCATTAAAAAGGCTACCATTTCGGTAGCCTTTTTATTATTTCTTGTCATCAAATAGGACAGCACTTTGGAACAAATGATAGCTTTTTTGCTATGAGTTTTTAAAGAGTTAACTGTTTTCAAGCTTAGGGCGGGCTTTATAAATGGCAGTCAGTAACGCTGTCTCAAATTCACCAGTGTCAAATTTTACCAATCCTGAATGTGCTGCACAGAAGTTGCGAGTCTCACGCCATTGATGGGCAATCTGTGTTGCCCAATCACAATAATGCTTGCCTGCGTTTGGCTTATCGAGCAGTGCTTTTTTAGTCATCGGATGTAAGCTGAGTTCGGGTAATATTGCCTCAAGTAGCTTGAAAGGTGGGCTGATAAAGGTGTCGTCAACGTGTAAATTTTGACTGGCAGGGTGAAAGACCAATAGCGAGCCGGCATGAATTTTTTCATTAGGCGAGATATAATGAATACCTTGAGGTAAAGAGAATTCGAGCTCAGGATAACGTTGGGTGACGGCATCGCTTTCAACCAAATCATCTGCCCAATGCACTTCTGGTACTTGCTTGGGATGACGACTGCTGCCATAAAAGATGGCATGCGGAAAGTCTGTTGCCATCTGCGCACAGTGCACGGTATGAAAAGGGTGAACATTTAATACAGCTTCGACATCGGCACCATTATTGGTTAATGTCATCACCTGCGCGCGCACGTCATCAGTTAAAGTGTAGCTGTCTAAAAAAATAAAGCGTCCTGATTGCAATCGTACTAATGAGCATTGAGTGCCGACATCAATGATGCCACCTATTCGAAACGACCCGCGTATGTTCCAAAAGCCTGAACCCAAATCATGAATTTTATGTGACATTGAAGCTTCCTTATTAATGATGCATGAGCCAATTATTATTATGATTGTGTTTCGATTATGAGCTGACGGCTTATTAAAGTCTGTTATAAAAATATATTGTTTATTTAATGGATATATCAGTATTTAAGGTTTATTTGAGCAGTGATTAACTCGTAGTTATTGTCATTTATAGCTTATGTAATATTGATTATTATTTAACATATCTGCATAATAAGCGCTGAATGGCACTGTTAATTACCGTGTTTTAGTTGACCATTAAGAAGTCTATAATCAATTAAAATGGTATAAGTTCGTCATTATCTTGGTGGGTATTAATTAAGCATATATAATTTAATTTATTTTTAAGGTTGAAGTATGAGATTCTTTTATAAAATGAGCACTTCAGCAGTGCTAGCAGCAATGTTAATCAGCGGCTGTTCAAGTATGAGCACTGACAATGTTGCAAATAAAACACCTGTTATTCAATTAACGCAAGCTGCGCCAACGCCGCAAATAGGCTTTCGCTTTAGCGCTGCTGAAAATTTTGACATCGCCAATAAAGACAAGCTGTCTTATCGCAATTTTTATGCTAAACCATCAGAAGGCGTCGATGCCAAGTGGTTCGATGCGGTAAAACGCGGCGATTTGCCAACGGTCAAATATATGGTAGCAAATGGGCAGAATTTAGAAGCTAAAGATACTGGGAATTTGGATCAAACGGCATTGGGTTGGGCGGCATTTATCGGCTATGAAGATATGGTGGATTATTTAATCAGCCAAGGTGCAAGCATTTATGCAACCGATAAAGGTGACGTGTATAACGTCATGAAGTCGGCGACATTGGGTAAAAATACCAATATCGTCAAAAAAATTCATCAGCTATTAAATAAAAAAGCGCCAGTAGATCTAAATGACCAGACGCAAGAGAGTGATGGTGAAACCTTAATTATGGTTGCTGCTAGTAACAACCGTATTGAAACCGTCAAGTATTTATTGGCGCAAGGGGCAAATCCAAATCTGGTCGCGACCACCAAAGATAAAACGATGGGTTCGTATAATCAAGGCGCTTATTCGTATGCGTGTACGCGTGGTCATGTTGACATGCAACAGTTATTAAAAGCCAATGGTGCTGTTAATCATCGCACGGGTAAAGCAAGCTGCGAATAAGTATTTATAGATAACTCTGTAATTTGGCTTAAATATCATGATTTCAAAAAGGTTGCTATTGTTTATTAGCAGCCTTTTTTGTTGGCTTTAAATCCTCGCGTATAACACTTCGGAATCTATGAAAGTGATTTGATGTGATACCATAATATATCTGTTATGAAAAATGCCAGATGATTATCAGCTTAGGTTTTTAGCAGCCTATTATCTTTCACGCACGCTGAAACAATCGCGTCGAACATAGTCAGTATCCTTGTGAATAAATCCATCAGTAATCCTAAGAATAACCCTCCTTTGCCTTTAATGCCGCAAACCGATGCACCTTCGTGGGTATTAAAGCTCACGATTTGTATGATTGGCATGTTTGCATTCTTACAAGTGTATTCCATTCAAGCGGTGTTGCCGGTATTGATGGTGGATTTTGCCGCGACTGAAGTACAAGCAGGCATGATTGTGGGTGCAACGGTAATGGCAATTGCGATTATGTCGCCTTTTTTAGGAATGCTCTCTGATGCGGTCGGGCGCAAATATTTTATTGTCGGGGCGTTATTATTTTTAGCCATACCAACGGCGTTAATTGCTCAAAGTCCCAATATTGCATGGATGGCGGTATTTCGATTTATGCAAGGGTTGTCCGTCCCCGGAATTACGGTGGTGACGATTGCTTATATTGGTGAAGAGTTTAAAGGGCGAGCAGTCACCGAACTGATGTCTTTTTATGTTTCAGGGTCGGTACTTGGTGGCTTTCTAGGGCGTTTCTTGCTTGGGCATTTACATGAGTTTATAGGCTGGCGACATGGCTATTATGTGATGGCGGTGATGACATTAATAGGCGGAATATGGGTCGGTAAAATGCTGCCAAAGTCGCGCTGCTTTGATGCCAATCCGAACTTTCGCTCAGCGATACAAACGCTTGGTGAGCATTTGACCAACCGTTACGTGGTGACGGCTTGTCTGCTTGGCGCGTGCGTACTATTCTCATTAGTAGGCTGTTTTACCTTTATTAATTTACACCTTGCCGGCACGCCTTATGAATTAAGTACGGGAGCGCTTGCCAATATATTTGCGGTCTATTTGATTGGCGTGGTTATTACACCATTATCGACGACATTGCTACGTCGATTTGGCTCAGCGCGTACTGTGCGAGTGGCGGTTGTTTTTTCGATGATAGGGGTATTATTAACGTTAGTGACGCCGTTATGGGGCATTATCGTTGGGCTTGCCATCATGTCGTCGGGTGTATTTGTGACGCAAGCCGCGACCATCAGCTATATCGCTGTCAATGTTGAAAAGGGGCGTTCGTTAGCCTCTGGTCTATATTATATGGGCTATTACGCTGGCGGTACGATGGGCGCATGGTTGTGCGGACTGGCTTATTCGCGTGGAGATTGGTCGATGACGGTATGGCTATTATTAATCGTGCAAGTTTTAGCATTATTAATTGCCAGCTTTGGTATGGTTAAGACTAAAACTCGTGCGGCTTAACTTTAGGATTGGCACTAACATAACGTCGCAAACTACGAAACCACAATAAACGAATGCCTAGTGTTATCTTGTTTACGTCTACACACTTTACATGGTATTCATTTGTTCTTACTATCAATGGGTACGTGTTGAACCGATACGTTTAATTAAGAAGCAACGACTATTAAGTACAATAAATGAAGTAAAAAGAATTAAAAAATAAATAGTCACACTCTTAACTATGACTACAAGGACGTTAATATTATGTCAAATACTTATCCCAGTGCGCCATCTGCCTATGAGTTTCCATTACTTATTAAACAATTATTAAACCGTGCTAAGACCGTATCTTTAAATCAAGAGATTGTTTATGCGGATAAAAAAAGCTTAACGTATGCAGAGTTATTTACCCGTATCAATCGTTTAGCCAATGTCTTAGCAGGTTTGAAGCTTGCCGCTGGTAACGTGGTAGCGGTCATGGATTGGGACAGTCATCGCTATTTAGAAGCCTACTTTGCCGTTCCGATGTCACAGTATATTCTGCAAACCGTTAATATTCGTCTGTCACCCGATAAAATCCTATATACCATCAACCATGCCAAGCCTAAAGTGCTGCTGCTCAATTCTGAATTTGCTGAACTGGTCAAAAACTATCAGTTTGAAAACTCAAGTATTGAGCATATCATTTGGCTAGATGATAATGGCGTGTCGGTTGAAAACGTCTTTGGTAGTAATCAACCCCGTGTGGTAGGTGAGTATGAGGCGCTATTAGCTACTGCTGATAGTAACTTTGAGTTTCCAGATTTTGACGAAAATACCATTGCGACGACTTTTTATACTTCGGGTACGACAGGCGATCCAAAAGGTGTCTTCTTTAGCCATCGCCAATTGGTATTACACACGTTGACAGAAGCGGCATCACTCGGTATGTTACCGGATAAACAAGGCGTGAGTTATGGCGATGTGTATATGCCGATGACGCCGATGTTCCATGTGCATGCGTGGGGCTTTCCGTTTACCGCAACGATGACGGGTCTTAAGCAGGTATATCCTGGTCGTTATGCACCGGATACTTTGCTCGATTTAATTATCAATGAAAAGGTCAGTATCACTCACTGTGTGCCAACCATTTTACAAATGGTATTAAAAGAAGCACAAAGTCGCAATGCCAATTTTAATGGACTTAAAATGATTATTGGAGGCTCAATGCTTACCGAGGGATTGGCAAAAGCTGCCATTACCCAAGGCATTGAAGTATTCACCGGATACGGTATGTCTGAAACTGCCCCGTTAATTAGCTTAACGGATTTTAGCATCCATGAGCCTGAGATGACGGAAGCAGAAGATATCGCACGCCGCTGTATGACGGGTAAACCGGTATTAATGGTCGATGCGCAAGTTTGGGACGAAAATAATAAACCTGTCGGTACCGGTAAAGAACATACTGGCGAGTTGGTACTACGCGCGCCATGGTTGACCCAAAGTTATCTAAAAAATGAGGATGCTGGTGCTGAGTTGTGGGAACATGGCTATATGCATACCCAAGATATTGCATACATGTGTCCAGATGGCACTATTAAAATCACCGATCGTCTAAAAGATGTGATTAAATCGGGTGGTGAGTGGATATCGTCATTAGAGATAGAGACTATTTTATCCTTGCATCCGGCGGTGGCTGATGTGGCAGTGATTGGTATTCCTGATAAACAGTGGGGCGAGCGTCCACTCGCGCTGATAGTACTAAAGCCTAATTGCCAAGATACCAGTGCAGATGACATTAAAGCCATTGCCGAACAAGCCGCTAGTAAAGGTATGATTCCTAAATATGGCGTGCCTAGCGAATTTAAATTTGTTGATGAATTACCCAAAACTTCCGTCGGCAAACATGACAAAAAAGTGATGCGTGAGATGTATGCTGAACAAAATAAAGCATAAGTATATTTATTGTTCTTTATCTACAATGCTAAGCGCTTAGTAGTTGAGCTTTATTCACCGCTCTGTTAAATTTAAGCGCACATATTTAAACCGATACTTTATGTATCGGTTTTTATGTTTAGTTAGTATAATTTTTCTAACTTTTTAATTTCTGATAGGTCTTTTTTATGATAAAAAATAGCATCGATAACCAAAATAATATTACGCCTCATAACGTTTCTACTCCACAAGATATGCCTGTTGCTTTTAGTACTGAAGCAACAAATTGTGGTCAGCTTATCGGTATCATGACGTTAAATGCACCCAAGTCTTTAAATGCGCTGAGTGTTGAGATGTGCAAATTATTGACGCAGCAGCTAGAAAAATGGCAAGCTGATAATAAAGTAGTGGCGGTACTGCTAAAAGGCGCAGGCGATAAAGCGTTTTGTGCAGGCGGGGATATTCGTAAGCTTTATGACAGTATGTCGGATAGCGCACCGATGCCAAATCCTTATGCTACCGAGTTCTTTGCTAATGAGTACCGCTTATTTCGACAAATGCATTTTTATTCTAAGCCATTAATATTATGGGGCGATGGCATTATTATGGGTGGTGGCATGGGTCTGCTTGCCGCCTGTAGTCATCGCATAGTCACCGAACGGACACGTTTTGCTATGCCAGAGGTGACGATAGGGCTTTTTCCAGATGCTTCAGGGAGTTGGTTCTTACCGCGTATGCCTGCTAAAACAGGATTGTTTTTAGGATTAACGGGCGCTCAGTGCAATGGTAGCGATGCGTTATTGGTAAACTTGGCAGAATATGCCGTAGCAAGTCACGATTATGAGACAGTCTTACAGCATTTAATCGACAGTGATTGGCAGTCGATAATTACTTCTGATGATGAACATAGTGTTAAGACCAGTCATTCTGATACGGCGCATAGTATAACCAGTCGCGCGCTAGCAACCTTACCAGTTGCCAACCTGCCAGAAAGTAAACTTGGACAATACTGGCAACCGATTCAGCGTTTAATGAACAGTGGTGGCTTGGCAGATATTGACGCGATATTGCAAAATGATACAGCACTGGCACAGCTTGATGCGAGCTTTGCAGCTGATAAGTGGACACAAAAAGCGGTAGTAACGTATCGACACGGTTGTCCCGTTACTGTTGCCTTAGCTTATACGCTTTATCAGCAGACCGCTCAATTGTCATTAGAGCAAATATTATATTTAGAGACTAATGTCGCGGTACATTGCGCGGCAAACCCTGATTTTAAAGAAGGCGTGCGCGCATTACTTATTGATAAAGATAAAACGCCGCAATGGTCGCGATCATTGGCAGATTGTTTAACTGCAGAAGGCAGCCAATATATTCGCCAGCATTTTAGTAGCCCTTATCCTAACGACGAACATCCATTTGATGAATGGCTAGGAAGTAGCGCAATTGGCGCACAAAAGGTTCGTTAAATAAAGTTGCTACTAAAAAAGTAAGCGCTAAGTAAAGCAAGCACTACGTAAAATAAAGTCGCTCTATTTAGCTTTGTAAATCATAGACCAAGCCTTGGATATCCTGTGCTGCCTGTTGTAAACGCGGCACATGAGCCAATAGCTCTTCTAAAGATACCCGAATCGTTGGACCATGCACGTATAGCGATGCTAAATAACGTGATTTTTTATCCAATATTGGTACAGCAACCGTCACCATCTCTGAGATAAATTCCTCATTATCGATACCAACGCCTGTTTTAGCAATTCGGTCAAGCTCAGCGTTGAGCAGATCCACATCGACAATGGTGTTTTTGGTGAACTTACTGAGCGCCAAGCTATTCAACATCTTACGGCGGCTGGCTTTAGACAACTGACTCAAATACAATTTTCCAGTTCCTGTACACCACATCGGTGACTTTGCGCCAACTGGTAAATAAATCTGCAAAGGTAAGGTCGTTTGAACCCGATTGGTATAGGTCATATTCATTTGATACGGAATCGCAATACCGCACGATTCTTTTATATCGTCAACCAACCGTTGCAGAATCACTTGACGCTCATTAAAAAAGTGGCGCTGCTGCCATAGCTCAACGCTTAAATTGCGAACGCGTTTACCAGGGACAATACCGCCTGTAATATCTACCGCAACGAAACCTTCATCGACTAAATTTTGAATCAAACGATGAATGGTTGGTTTAGGAATATCCAGCACTTGTGATAATTCAAGCGGTGAGATAGGTTTGGGTGCATAGGACACCGCTTCAATAATCTCTAGTACACGAGTAATTGAGGAGACTTTAGGCATGGAAAACTCTCAGCAGAAAAGAAAGTAAAAGAAGATAGTATAAGGGGCTAACATATAAGTGACTAAAAAATAAGGAACTAAAAATTGCAATGAATGCCAGGAGGTCATGAACGATAGTATAATGTATATTTTAATAGCT
This genomic window from Psychrobacter urativorans contains:
- a CDS encoding IclR family transcriptional regulator, which gives rise to MPKVSSITRVLEIIEAVSYAPKPISPLELSQVLDIPKPTIHRLIQNLVDEGFVAVDITGGIVPGKRVRNLSVELWQQRHFFNERQVILQRLVDDIKESCGIAIPYQMNMTYTNRVQTTLPLQIYLPVGAKSPMWCTGTGKLYLSQLSKASRRKMLNSLALSKFTKNTIVDVDLLNAELDRIAKTGVGIDNEEFISEMVTVAVPILDKKSRYLASLYVHGPTIRVSLEELLAHVPRLQQAAQDIQGLVYDLQS
- a CDS encoding ankyrin repeat domain-containing protein, with translation MSTSAVLAAMLISGCSSMSTDNVANKTPVIQLTQAAPTPQIGFRFSAAENFDIANKDKLSYRNFYAKPSEGVDAKWFDAVKRGDLPTVKYMVANGQNLEAKDTGNLDQTALGWAAFIGYEDMVDYLISQGASIYATDKGDVYNVMKSATLGKNTNIVKKIHQLLNKKAPVDLNDQTQESDGETLIMVAASNNRIETVKYLLAQGANPNLVATTKDKTMGSYNQGAYSYACTRGHVDMQQLLKANGAVNHRTGKASCE
- a CDS encoding MFS transporter — its product is MPQTDAPSWVLKLTICMIGMFAFLQVYSIQAVLPVLMVDFAATEVQAGMIVGATVMAIAIMSPFLGMLSDAVGRKYFIVGALLFLAIPTALIAQSPNIAWMAVFRFMQGLSVPGITVVTIAYIGEEFKGRAVTELMSFYVSGSVLGGFLGRFLLGHLHEFIGWRHGYYVMAVMTLIGGIWVGKMLPKSRCFDANPNFRSAIQTLGEHLTNRYVVTACLLGACVLFSLVGCFTFINLHLAGTPYELSTGALANIFAVYLIGVVITPLSTTLLRRFGSARTVRVAVVFSMIGVLLTLVTPLWGIIVGLAIMSSGVFVTQAATISYIAVNVEKGRSLASGLYYMGYYAGGTMGAWLCGLAYSRGDWSMTVWLLLIVQVLALLIASFGMVKTKTRAA
- a CDS encoding fatty acid--CoA ligase, with product MSNTYPSAPSAYEFPLLIKQLLNRAKTVSLNQEIVYADKKSLTYAELFTRINRLANVLAGLKLAAGNVVAVMDWDSHRYLEAYFAVPMSQYILQTVNIRLSPDKILYTINHAKPKVLLLNSEFAELVKNYQFENSSIEHIIWLDDNGVSVENVFGSNQPRVVGEYEALLATADSNFEFPDFDENTIATTFYTSGTTGDPKGVFFSHRQLVLHTLTEAASLGMLPDKQGVSYGDVYMPMTPMFHVHAWGFPFTATMTGLKQVYPGRYAPDTLLDLIINEKVSITHCVPTILQMVLKEAQSRNANFNGLKMIIGGSMLTEGLAKAAITQGIEVFTGYGMSETAPLISLTDFSIHEPEMTEAEDIARRCMTGKPVLMVDAQVWDENNKPVGTGKEHTGELVLRAPWLTQSYLKNEDAGAELWEHGYMHTQDIAYMCPDGTIKITDRLKDVIKSGGEWISSLEIETILSLHPAVADVAVIGIPDKQWGERPLALIVLKPNCQDTSADDIKAIAEQAASKGMIPKYGVPSEFKFVDELPKTSVGKHDKKVMREMYAEQNKA
- a CDS encoding enoyl-CoA hydratase/isomerase family protein, which translates into the protein MPVAFSTEATNCGQLIGIMTLNAPKSLNALSVEMCKLLTQQLEKWQADNKVVAVLLKGAGDKAFCAGGDIRKLYDSMSDSAPMPNPYATEFFANEYRLFRQMHFYSKPLILWGDGIIMGGGMGLLAACSHRIVTERTRFAMPEVTIGLFPDASGSWFLPRMPAKTGLFLGLTGAQCNGSDALLVNLAEYAVASHDYETVLQHLIDSDWQSIITSDDEHSVKTSHSDTAHSITSRALATLPVANLPESKLGQYWQPIQRLMNSGGLADIDAILQNDTALAQLDASFAADKWTQKAVVTYRHGCPVTVALAYTLYQQTAQLSLEQILYLETNVAVHCAANPDFKEGVRALLIDKDKTPQWSRSLADCLTAEGSQYIRQHFSSPYPNDEHPFDEWLGSSAIGAQKVR
- a CDS encoding carbonic anhydrase; the protein is MNHHYLAVALITISTIGVTACANNYQNSNTTSAKSMPTSASSAVIASPSWSYTGNTGPEYWGDNEEASACKIGEQQSPINIKNVTTTTTNVPTIDYSKSVSLNIHDNGHTVVYTPTTHNNAITLNNERFELKQFHYHTPSEHQFGNQNYPAELHFVHANSAGNLAVVGVMLQQGKANDVMRVLLNGTQQSAANKTAFTTSNVDLSALISAMPTFYHYAGSLTTPPCSEKVQWYVSKQPLELAGDQLAILSHLYEGNNRPVQSQGSRVVEQISK